Proteins from a single region of Ananas comosus cultivar F153 linkage group 3, ASM154086v1, whole genome shotgun sequence:
- the LOC109707919 gene encoding cytochrome P450 86B1, which translates to MQYLSSPLHYFTDTMDSANQTALSDGEGATTAAAASSMASYSLLRLLPEIQTVEILLALAIFVTIHSLRQRKSHGLAVWPVVGMLPSLLLALRDDMYEWVTRVLDEQGGTFTFRGPWFTNLQCVVTADPRNLEHLLKTKFSSFPKGPYFRNTVRDLLGDGIFGADDETWRRQRKAASLEFHSAEFRSMTVSTLYELVHKRLLPVLDEAHESRTAVDLQNVLLRLTFDNVCMIAFGIDPGCLQLGLPDIPFARAFEDATEATIIRFLTPTAIWKAFRLANLGNERRLARSLKRVDEFAYEVIRTRKKELQLDASRGGARSDLLTTFMRQRDEDGREFSDKFLRDICVNFILAGRDTSSVALAWFFWLLNKYPEVEASIVAELRKIVKERSPTAAAADADEGGEEGELVFRPEEVKRMEYLQAALSEALRLYPSVPVDHKEVVEDEVFPDGTVLKKGTKVIYAMYSMGRMESIWGSDCRDYKPERWLKDGRFMSESAYKFTAFNGGPRLCLGKDFAYYQMKFAAASILYRYHVKVVENHPIAPKIALTMYMKYGLKVNLHKRDDATLLET; encoded by the exons ATGCAGTACTTGTCCTCTCCTCTTCACTACTTCACTGACACCATGGACTCAGCGAACCAAACCGCCCTCTCCGATGGCGAAGGCGCGACGACCGCCGCTGCAGCCTCTAGCATGGCCAGCTACAGCTTACTCCGGCTCCTGCCGGAGATTCAGACAGTCGAGATCCTTCTCGCCCTCGCGATCTTCGTAACAATTCACTCGCTGCGCCAGCGCAAGAGCCACGGCCTGGCGGTGTGGCCGGTGGTCGGCATGCTCCCGTCGCTTCTCCTCGCCCTCCGTGACGACATGTACGAGTGGGTGACCCGCGTGCTCGACGAGCAGGGCGGCACATTCACCTTCCGCGGGCCGTGGTTCACCAACCTCCAGTGTGTCGTCACCGCCGACCCCCGCAACTTGGAGCACCTCCTCAAGACCAAATTCTCCAGCTTCCCTAAGGGCCCCTACTTCCGCAACACCGTGCGCGACCTCCTAG GCGACGGAATCTTCGGTGCGGACGACGAGACGTGGCGCCGCCAACGAAAGGCTGCGAGCCTGGAGTTCCACTCGGCGGAGTTCCGCTCGATGACGGTGAGCACCCTCTACGAGCTGGTCCACAAGAGGCTCCTGCCGGTGCTCGACGAGGCGCACGAGAGCAGGACGGCCGTGGACCTGCAGAACGTGCTGCTCCGGCTGACCTTCGACAACGTGTGCATGATCGCGTTCGGCATCGACCCGGGCTGCCTGCAGCTGGGGCTACCGGACATCCCCTTCGCTCGTGCGTTCGAGGACGCGACGGAGGCCACCATCATCCGCTTCCTCACCCCGACCGCCATCTGGAAGGCGTTCCGCCTCGCCAACCTCGGCAACGAGCGGCGCCTCGCCCGGTCACTGAAGCGCGTCGACGAGTTCGCGTACGAGGTGATCCGCACGCGCAAGAAGGAGCTGCAGCTTGACGCGTCACGGGGCGGCGCGAGGTCGGACCTGCTCACGACGTTCATGAGGCAGCGCGACGAGGACGGGCGCGAGTTCTCCGACAAGTTCCTGCGCGACATCTGCGTCAACTTCATACTGGCCGGCCGCGACACCTCATCGGTGGCGCTGGCGTGGTTCTTCTGGCTGCTGAACAAGTACCCGGAGGTCGAGGCGAGCATCGTGGCCGAGCTGAGGAAGATCGTGAAGGAGCGGTCGCCGACCGCTGCCGCGGCGGACgcagatgaagggggagaggagggggagtTGGTGTTTCGGCCCGAGGAGGTGAAGAGGATGGAGTATCTGCAGGCCGCGCTGTCGGAGGCTCTCCGGCTGTACCCGTCGGTTCCGGTGGATCACAAGGAG GTTGTGGAGGATGAGGTATTCCCTGATGGCACAGTGCTGAAGAAAGGAACAAAGGTCATTTACGCGATGTACTCGATGGGGCGAATGGAGAGCATTTGGGGGAGCGACTGTCGCGACTACAAGCCCGAGCGGTGGCTCAAGGACGGTCGCTTCATGAGCGAGTCCGCTTACAAGTTCACCGCATTCAACGGCGGCCCACGTCTGTGCCTGGGAAAGGATTTTGCCTACTATCAGATGAAATTCGCTGCGGCCTCCATTCTCTATCGGTACCATGTCAAGGTGGTCGAGAACCACCCGATCGCCCCGAAGATCGCCTTGACCATGTACATGAAATACGGGCTCAAGGTGAACCTCCACAAAAGAGACGACGCAACGCTTCTCGAAACATAG